In Acidobacteriota bacterium, the genomic window TCCGTTTCACCCGCTCGTAAGCTTCATCCACAATCCGGAGCACTTCTTCGTCAATCAGTTCTGCCGTCTGCTCGCTGTAGTTCCGCTCTTCCGCCGCGAAAGTGGAAGGCAGAAAACGCGAGCTAAACGATTTGCCATACGTCAGATGTCCAAGCTTTTCGCTCATGCCGAAGCGCGTGACCATCTGTCGTGCCAATTCCGACGCACGTTCAAGGTCATCTGCCGCGCCGGTCGAAATCACGCCGTTGTAAACGATCTGTTCCGCTACGCGCCCGCCGAGCATGACGGCGAGTTGATCTTCGATTTCTGGCTGCGTCATCAGGAAGCGTTCCTCGGTGGGCAGTTGCAGCGTGTAACCGAGCGCGCCGATCGTGCGCGGGATGATCGAAACGCGATGCACCGGGTTGGCGTGTTCGACCGACAGCGCCGCCAGCGCGTGGCCGGATTCGTGCCAGGCCACGCGTTCTTTCTCCGCGGCGCTCATCACTCGATGCTTCTTTTCCAGGCCGAGCATGACGCGGTCAATCGCCTCTTCCAGATCGCTGATTTCGACGGCGCTCGCATTGCGGCGAGCAGCCAGCAGCGCCGCTTCGTTGATGACGTTGGCCAGATCCGCACCGACCATTCCGGGGGTGCGGGCGGCGATGGTTCGCAGGTCCGCGTCCGCGCTGAGTTTCACGTTGCGCGCGTGCACCTGAAGGATTTCTTCACGGCCCTGCAGATCGGGACGATCTATGACGACTTGCCTGTCAAAGCGCCCCGCTCGAAGCAGCGCCGGGTCAAGCACCTCCGGCGTGTTGGTCGCGGCCATCATGATCACGCCCTTCGACGTGTCGAAGCCATCCATTTCCACCAGCAGTTGATTGAGCGTCTGTTCGCGCTCGTCGTTACTCATTAACATCCCGCGCCCGGCCGAGCGCGACTTGCCGATGGCGTCGAGTTCGTCAATGAAGATGATGCACGGGGCTTTCTGCTTCGCCTGCTCGAACAAGTCGCGCACGCGTGCCGCCCCGACGCCGACGAACATCTCAACGAACTCCGAGCCTGAAATCGAAAAAAACGATACGCCCGCTTCGCCCGCAACGGCTTTGGCCAACAGCGTTTTGCCGGTGCCCGGCGGACCGAGCAGCAGCACGCCTTTCGGAATGCGCCCGCCGAGCCGCTGGTATTTCTGCGGGTTTTTCAGGAAATCCACGACTTCGACCAACTCCGCTTCGGCTTCGTCCACGCCAGCAACATCGGCGAAGGTGACTTTGTTCTGGCTGGACTGGTCGTAAATCTTCGCGCGGTTTTTGCCGAAGGTGAGGGCTTGCCCCGCGCCGTCTCCGATGCGCCGCGCGCCGTAACTGAACAGCATCGAAAAGAGAATCAACGGCAGGAGGATGGAAAGCAGCGCCTCTTTCCACCCGAAAGACGATTCGATGTGGCCGATGAATCGGACCCGGTGTTCCTGTAACTCCTTGAGCAACGCGGCTTCGTCCAGATTTGGCAGGCGGTTGGCCAGAATTTTTGGCGGCCTTTCCTGCTCCTTCGCCACCTCTTCCTTCAGTGCGCCTATCAGGCTATGTTCTGTGATGTTGACTTCCACCAGGTGATCGGCGCGAATTTCGTTGAGAAATTCATTCCACGAAACTTCTGTCGGACGCTCCTTGTTGAAGCTGGCCGGCAACAGAAAAAAGATACCCGCCGCCATCAGGAGGAAAAACAGCCAACCCCGCCAGTGTTGTAAAAATGGTTTGTTCAAGCTGCCTCGCGCTCCTCTTCGATGATGGCAGGCGTCAGATGGCGCAACTCTTCAGTCGCATCGCGCGGGGTTTTGATGGGAACGTCGCGCACAATTCTGCCGTCCCGGAAAACAACCACGCGCTGGGCATA contains:
- the ftsH gene encoding ATP-dependent zinc metalloprotease FtsH, with the translated sequence MAAGIFFLLPASFNKERPTEVSWNEFLNEIRADHLVEVNITEHSLIGALKEEVAKEQERPPKILANRLPNLDEAALLKELQEHRVRFIGHIESSFGWKEALLSILLPLILFSMLFSYGARRIGDGAGQALTFGKNRAKIYDQSSQNKVTFADVAGVDEAEAELVEVVDFLKNPQKYQRLGGRIPKGVLLLGPPGTGKTLLAKAVAGEAGVSFFSISGSEFVEMFVGVGAARVRDLFEQAKQKAPCIIFIDELDAIGKSRSAGRGMLMSNDEREQTLNQLLVEMDGFDTSKGVIMMAATNTPEVLDPALLRAGRFDRQVVIDRPDLQGREEILQVHARNVKLSADADLRTIAARTPGMVGADLANVINEAALLAARRNASAVEISDLEEAIDRVMLGLEKKHRVMSAAEKERVAWHESGHALAALSVEHANPVHRVSIIPRTIGALGYTLQLPTEERFLMTQPEIEDQLAVMLGGRVAEQIVYNGVISTGAADDLERASELARQMVTRFGMSEKLGHLTYGKSFSSRFLPSTFAAEERNYSEQTAELIDEEVLRIVDEAYERVKRILTRRREDLGRIASELIRKETLDRDELEKLLIPGQAVMPTVYVGAQAAD